The DNA sequence atcAAATTTAATGTATGGGATTTTCTGAGTCAAACAAGATAGGGTGCAGTAAAACTTGCATCATCTGACTATAACCTGACTATAAGAAACGATAAGATAAGACCTTATAAATCTCATGAGTAAAACTCAAGGAAAATGGTGTGGATCATTCttagaaatgacatttttaatgacaGAAGTCATAAAAATGGATATTCCAGTCTTATTTTAAAGAGCAAAAGGAAATATTCCGTCGACTCTCCCTGATGTTTATAATAATGACACGTGGTTGAAGTTGAGCTTTAACCCACAGAAAATCTCCTAGTTATagataaatagaaacatttaatCTTTAGCTCTGGATTGGTCAGTAACTTGTTATTTTGCCTATCAGTAAATAAGAAACATTAAACACTTacagctttttaacattttaaactcGGTTATGGAATTCCTCATGACGACTTATTTCAACATGTCAGGTTGACAAAGCTGCTTCCAAACATGGCTATACTGTAAAACCTTAACTTTCACCCACTCAGACAACCTTGACACTccccttgtttttttccccctcctttaACTGTAAAAATCCTCCTCTCTGACTGTAAATCTTTAAGTTATTCATGAGTTCTGGAGTCCTGATTTTGCACCAGTCCTTGTTTAACCTTACCttgtaaaaataatgttttgtgcattatgACCGGTGAGAGCACAAAGCAAAATGTCAGCatgtacagtcaggaccataaatatttggacagagacacattctatctaattttgtttctgtacattaccacagtgaattttaaataaaacaactcagatgccattgaagtgcagactttcagcttttattccatgggttgaacaaaaatattgcataaaaatgtaaaaaacgaaagcattttttaaacacaatccctttatTTCATGGGCTtataagtaattggacaaatgaaataactgaaacaaaatggtcattactaatatttggttgaaaactctttgttggcaatgacagcctgcaggcccgtacacaccgggacaaatattcgccagccgtttttcaacacgttttttgtgttcacacccaggcgattttcactgacgatgagccgagcgaccatgcaatttcattccctgacattagatggcgcttagtgtaaaacagaaatactcctgtacacaaggtggcgctgcgcaacttcacgcttcttaaagtcgcttttcactcagaagaagagagcaagtatttacgcaaTTGTctgaatcatacaaagaaaacatgaatatttcaagcaccagtagctccagctccagttccagcgatgaagaaattattgttctgttgaatgatgaaagacgtcGGAAAAGACACCGATTTTGGGTaaatcccatagttacgagaagataagaacatggggagttttatcgactggtacaagagctgaaaatgtatcatgagcgttttcggggatattttagaatgtccgtcattatttctttgcggcagtgtagacgctacctggcgtctatcttcttcactggtatgtgtgctcagaaaggtagttttgtgtttgagcgcccccaagttatgttttactgtaacttcagaagctccagacatgtgtgcaaaagcgccattctcattggtcgtatagtttttgacgcggcgcgtcaaaccaaaaaaacgaacccgaggcgttttttaaaaaatgacgcttttacgcgtggtgTTTTTaccgtcggtgtgcacactcacattggtgccctttctttagtcacgaggcgttaaacgtcggcgaatatcgcgcgcaaaattcgtcccggtgtgaacaggccttgaaggtgactgacttggccattcaagaatattccacttctttgctttagtaaactcctgagttgctttggctgtatgttttgggtcgttgtccatctgtattttTGAAAGGcggcccaatcagtttggctgcattcacctgcaactgcgcagacagtctgtctctgaacacctcagaattcattgggctgcttctgtcctgtgtcacatcatcaataaacactagtgtcccagtgccactagcagccatgcacacccagaccatcacactgcctccacagtgttttacggatgatgtagtgtgctttggatcatgagcttctccatgccttctccatacttttctcttgccatcactCTGGTAgaagttgattttggtttcatctgtccaaagaatgtttttccagaactgtgctgccttttttagatgctttttagcaaagtccaatctagccttcctattcttgaagcttctgagtggcttgcatcttgcagtgtaccctctgtatctactttcatgcagtcttctttttatggtagacttggataatgatacgcctacctcctggagagtgttgttcacttggtttgctgttgtgaacgggttcctcttcaccatggaaatgattctgcgatcatccaccactgttgtcttccgtggacgtccaagTCTTTTAatgttgctgagttcaccagtgctttctttctttctcaggatgtaccacattgttgattttgccactcctaatactgtagcaatttctggcatggttttttttctgttttctcagcttaatgacggctcctttcacctgcatggagagctcctttgaccgcatgttgtctgttcacagcaaaatcttcaaaatgcaagcacgagttctctaatcaactccaggccttttatctgcttcactcataataacaagggaattgcccacacctgctcATACAATAGCAGGGAAGTCAATTgaccaattacttacgagcccatgaaatgaagggattgtgtttaaaaaatgctttagtttttcacagttttatgCAATCtgtttgttcaacccatggaataaaagctgaaggtctgcacttcaatggcatctgagttgttttatttaaaattcactgtggtaatgtacagaaacaaaattataaaaaatgtgtctctgtccaaatatatattgtcctgactgtatatgagcGCTGAACTGCTCAGTAAGgtgacatttgtaaaaaaaaaaaaaaaaaaaaaaaatttgtcatAAAGGAAACCCTGTAACTCCCTTACAAATCTGATCATAACCCAGTACATCATCATCTgctgtttatttcattattatttatttaaactgcaACAACTGCACCTTGGCAATGGTCTGCTTGAGCAGAAGATGCCCTCAGAGACTGCTTTGCCCCATGGGATCTCATGGTGAGGAGACAATGTCTGCGATGGGATGCATGATAGACAATTTGAACTTTTAAGGGAggtacagagagaaaaaagcttGCCTCAAAAAggccaaataaaaatacaacaggTTGCTGGAGAGTACGCCTAGAGATGATAGGGTGTGGGAAGCCTGGAATGTTATGAAAACCAAAACACCAAGAAGAGTCTAGACGTATATGCTTGAAATATAGGATGCATTGCAATGATAAAGCAGTTTTCAGAGAGTATTCAGAATATTcagtatacaaaaaaaaagtattcagacTATTCTGTTTCCCATCTGGAACAATTATAGCCTAGTAGGAATACTACATTTTGACCAACTTGACTGACATGAAGCAAAGAAATTATAATCTTTGTGTGTTAGGAAGGTTTAAGGAGGCAATTGCAGGCAGTTATTTGGAAAGAAGTGAAAATCAGGGTAAGGAGTTGGGTATGGTTAGGGTTtggtaagtaagtaagtaatgtttggttgaagtaaaaaaatttaaaactttgaaGGGGAAGTCACATGATATTAaaggttgtaaaaaaaagtacagtgacctatttttttttaacattgtctGTTTTCTGGTTGATTTACAGGTTATGAGCTTTTTTCCAAGAATGATGTCacacaaaaattaaattgaaaacatttgcaTCTCTACATAAATTGTCTTTATTAGATTTgtaaaacactcaaaaacacagctcttttttttgcaaggtCAGATTACATTAAATTTACAGTTAAACCTGGGTCAACTGCCagggtttgtgtttattttacatGTCTAAACTCCTCCCTTATGGTGGACTTTGCTTTGAGTGATCCTACACTTATCCTGAGGAAAAATACCCCAACAAGCATATTTGTTTCTGCAGTCATGGGGGTTTGGGATACGCTTCTCCCCTCCCTTAGTCCTTCATCCCTGTTGGGGGCCGGGGTGCTCCTacttttagtatttcttttttgtcccCACAGGACCAGTtcccaaaaacacagaaaggaaCCACCAGGACCAACACCAATTCCCATTCTTGGCAACCTGCATCAGCTGGACCTGAAAAGACCTGATCAAACATTCATGAAGGTGAAGCTGATGTCCGTGTTTCAACACAATTGTGAGATATTGATGGTTTCTAGTAATATTCCAATATGCAACTTATTGAGTTTGTGTTGTTTAACTCTAAAAAAAGATCacttttatgattttatgtccTTCACCAATTCCAATAAATTGAATGGACCAACACTCATTTGGCTGGACAAGTGTACATCACATAACATTTTAAAGGGTGAcgcattgtttaaaaaaaattttgtggATGTAatttgaaaattttttttttattcaccttCTTTTTTATGATTCATTCTCAACTCTGAAAATATTTGCTTGTAAGAAGAAGCTGGTTGATAGAGGACCCATCTGTCCATGGTTATAACAGTCTAACAGTATAACAGTCCCAACAGTTGTTAAAGATCCACAGCTGTGTCTGCTCTTCTGGAGGAAAACCAGTTTGTTGGGTTTTTAAAGACAGTTGGAGATGGATTGAAGGCTGTACCGTAGTCCGccttttctgacaaaaaagtGCTTCTTTAAACCTTGTTCAAGTCATCCTTTCTCTCCAGATAAGATACAGCCTCCAACGTCTCTACACATATGGTTTTTACCCATCAGGTGAAGGTGTAACATTAGAATTCAGTCAACTGAAGTTGGTCCTGGACCAGATTCTGCAGTACACATTCACCTGAGGGACTAAAATCCATATCcttggcacaaaaaaaatgaaatttgagTAAAAACTACACATTCGAACAAGTGATCAGATGTCCAAAGGGGGTacaagtcatttttactttcaaaattgACTTGTTCTTTACATGAATGCTCCCATCTGGCCTTTATCTTGCTGGAGCATCCTGTAAAATTCCCCGTTCAGACATTGACCCTACTGGCGGATGAAAAACAACGTCTGTTGCAGCCAAAAACTATTATCCAATCAGGCTCACCCTTGATGAGGCCACGATGCCCTAAGTGGCCCTAAGTTTCAAAATTTTCCGCACCAGTGGGTGGAGATGCAATCTGACACAGGTGGACTGGAATAAGACTGTCAGGTGTTGCTTGGCTATCTTGTATCCTTTCTTTAAACATCGAATCCCACCATCTGCCACAAGCAGGGTCAGcttctatctgtctgtctatccTGTCTTAATCTTATTTTATCATAAGTTATCTTATGTTTATAATATCTTCAATATTGCTGCATTGATCTGCATGACAAACCTTTTATTATAAGTCTTTCACATTCTATTATAATCTGAGAGACAAAATCTGAAAGttagttaactttttttttttttttacacaatatagaaatttttaggctgtaaaacccctcacttttctcttttgttcaaactctcaaagtttaaaccttcatagaaaaatgacTCCAGTAtgacagaatgaaaacaaatatctgaTCAAGGGCAAAGAACCATGTCAATTTGGCAAATTGACTTGTATGCAGGATGCCAATCACTGTGTAGAACACAATGagctgtacaaaaaaaaaaaaaaatgtgctaaaTTGCACCATACGAAAGGTGTAAAAAAGTGAGACCACAAAATGTGAACCATGTTAtagtgagggaacactgtagATCCTGTTAGTtaataaacataaacaaaaggTCATCCAAATGGTACAAAATGAATTTTCCCAGAATGTGGTTTGATGACTCCAGAGTTctttatataaaagaaaacctttaaatgtttctttgtaaattaaatgGAATTGATTGACCATTTACCACATCTAACATTTGAATTCTTCTTACagatttcaaatgtatttttgtttgtatatAACAAACATCAATGTTTCCTTAGTTTGCCAAGAAATATGGGTCTGTGTTCACGGTTTACATGGGCCCCAAAAAAACGGTGGTCCTAACGGGCTACAAGACGATGAAGGAGGCCCTGGTTAACTACGCCGAAGAGTTTGGGGAACGGGAAGCACCAACGGTGGCGAAGGAAGCGCATTTAGATTGTGGTGAGAACATTTTCTAATCAAAGCGATTATGTACTTTAAGGAAAAGAAGACATGAGGTTTCTAAaggttttaaaacttaaaagacaaaatgtcTCAAGTGGAGTTTAAGATAAGATAGTTTGTGTCATTAAACGCAAACTCAGACTAACAATAGATGACATAACGAAATGACAATGCGGCTTTAGGTCTTTATAACTGTTTTAGGTATTTATCCTTGTACATCTTCCGAAAAAGTTTAAGAAAATTTGAGTTTGACTTTGACTGAAgccaaaaccaaatttttgttttcagttatagATTTGCTAATTGATCGTGGTATTTACCATTTATCATGTTTTCAACcaccttttattatttttttactaactaCTActgtatttcacatttgttgttATAAGGGATAGCATTTGTGTTCACATAGTTCTGTGACCTAGAAAAAACCCAGACATTTGACCTTTTCTGTGAAATGCCATCAGTAGCGGTAACCAAAGCCAGTTCACGTTGAGTGTTTTGTGGATATTACCAGGTGTTGTTTGGGCAAACGGAGCCTCCTGGAGAGAAATGAGACGCTTTGCTTTGTCAACTCTCCGGGATTTCGGAATGGGCAAAAGAGCATGTGAGGACAAGATCATCCCGGAATGTCATTCTCTTTTGAAGGAAATCAGAAAGTTCCAAGGTAAGCAAGTATGCGATAGATGGGTCTTTGGGACCAGGATTAATCAGCTCTGTTCTGTGCTTCTAAACTGTTAAGTGTTTagatgtttctttctttttgtaataACAGGTGAAGCTTTTGATCCAACCTTGATCATAAACTCCGCTGTCTGTAACGTGATCTGCTCCATGGTCTACGGCACCAGGTTTGAATATGATGACCCAGATTTTAGAACCATTTTGAGCCGAACAATGAAAGGAATCCAACTTCTTGGCTCTCCGGGTGTCCAGGTATGATGTTCCTgcttaaaagaaaatcacagcTGCAATTTGGGGTGAGTCAGTACTTCAACCTATTTTggtctttttcttatttattacaGTTGCACAACCTGTTTCCAAGGATTGGCAGACTGTTCCTGTCTGCAAGTAAACAAATTAACCAAATATTCACCGCCAATAAAAATTATCACTTGAAGCTGCTCAAGGAGACCTTCACTCCGCACACATGCAAGTCTATTGCAGATGCCTTTCAGCTGCGCCAGCAAGAGGTAATCCATGTTAGCTGTCCGACAGGACACAATGGTGGATAATGGAAACaggaataaaactttaataaagcacattttttaaatggtttaaattgataattcttttaaaagaaatcatgGGTGCCCAAATGCAagcctcgagggccggcctcctgctgatTTCACAGAAATCCTgatttctgctgctgattacctggatcagatgtgttttgccaataaggagcttcaatggaaagttggttggaaaacatgtaggacactggGCCTCCAGGCCTGGTTTGGGGCACCCCTGAATTCTAATTAATCTAAGTAATTGAAAAATAGCTTGTCAGGTTCTGGAGTTGAAACCTACATTTGTCTGTTATGTTGAAACTGAATGACAATTAAAACAGCTATAAACTAAGAAATGTACCCTGTAAACAACTGTCATGACAATAGCTAGTCAGGGAAGccaaaaaattgtaaattggATGTGAAAGTGTAAGCTATTTGCCATAAAGATTGATCATTCAATTTGAAAGAAACTGGTACACAGATATTAAAAATAGCTTGATTCCAGAAGgctagtaaaaaacaaataataagaCAGACTTCACTCATTCTACATGTTTCTGTGGTGACGTATCATTCACATTTTGCACCGGATCTTCATCTGCAGGAAGATGGTTTTCCGAACAGCCACTTTCATGATGCAAACATTTTGGTAACTATTATGAACCTGTTTACTGCCGGTACTGAAACAACAGCAGCCACACTGAGATGGGCTCTTCTCTTTATGGCGAAGTATCCAAAAATACAAGGTGAGAAGAACTACGCAAGTTTATAATCTTCATGATCATGATGCTGAAGTTGTTCCTGTTTCCTCCTTTTTCTGGTAAACATTCCAGACCAGGTTCAGGAGGAGCTGAGCAGAGTGATGGAAGGCCGTCAGGTGACGGTCGAGGACAGACAGAGGCTGCCGTTCACAGATGCCGTCATCCACGAAACGCAGAGAAAGGCCAACATCATCCCATTGTCCCTTTTACACAGAACCAGCCAAGACGTCACCTTCAAGGGGTTTTTCATTGAGAAGGTTTGTCTCGTACTTCTGctgcgttaaaaaaaaaagtgtaaatcaTGTTAAATAGGGTAAATTGTGTTCCATAAAGTggccatccatctattttctatCCTCTCTTGTCTACAGTAGTGCAGTGTAGTAAATGGGTCTACTATTGGATGATCAATTAGTCCATCACAGGGCAATTCATGCTACCTCCTATAATTGTTTTTTCTCCATAGGGCACAACAGTGATTCCAGTCTTGACGTCTGTCCTTTATGATGAGAATGAGTGGGAGAAGCCAAACATCTTCTATCCCGCCCACTTCCTTAGCAAAGATGGAAAGTTCCTCAAGCGTGACGCCTTCATGCCCTTTTCAGCAGGTTTGTGCCGCATTTGTTTCAAGCCCTTGAGTCTTACGAGCAAAAGCTGAAGATCAGTATCTTGTAGGGCGGAGGCTGTGTCTTGGAGAGAGTCTGGCCAGGATGGAGCTCTTTCTGTTCTTCTCCACCCTCCTCCAACACTTTCGTATAGCTCCTCCTCTTGGAGTTTCAGAGGAAGAACTGGACCTGACTCCACGCCCGGGAGGCACTCTCAGTCCTCAACCACATAAACTGTGTTTGGTTTCACTAAAGTGATGCAGGTTGTTGACATGAAACAAGTTTTAAACCTTGTTCAAGCTGAAATCCACCTCAGAAGAATAGAAAACGGCCCCATGATGCTACCAAAGGCTTTGGGACGTCTGCCGCCACACATGAAACTCAACTGTTGAATGAAGTTCAATTCCATAACTTCTGTTAAGAAAcaggtttaaaaatgaaagttggtGGAACCAGACCAGCTTTTAAAAGTGGTTTCTTCAGGAACCAGTGGAAATAGCTGTGAATTATTCTTCAGCAGCCAGCAAGCAAAGGAACTGAAATTATGAACGATGTTAAGCTTTAGGGAATATTTGCCAAAGAAAATCTCCACAAGATTTTCTCctataaaatgtttattaactGAAGATATATTTACAGAAGTAAATCTGATATAGTTTGTATGTAAACAAGCAATGAGGACAAaatttatttacatgtattatatatacataatacttagaatgaaaacatcaAAAGAGTAAATTGCCATCCATTTAaatctgatttctttttaatttaaagtagtATTTGgcatttaaataacatttaaaataagacactaaaatcatgtttttactttgcagactgatttgtatttatcattgtttttgtgtctttcaaACAACATATACCATTAATaaattttatatatacatacatatgcaTTAGTAGAATCCTTTGCATTTATAAACTCAGTTGGACTTGGCCAGGACAGTCCGAGCCACAGACTTTATAAAGCTGTAGGTTGTGATGTTCTTATCAGACCACAAGGGGGCAGTACTGCTTGCAGCTGAGTGGGTTGTCTGACTTTTTTCACCTCCTCAAGATGGTTAATGAGTCTTATTTCCTTCTTTTAGGTATAATTGTGCATTATCTACGTAATTATGCCAGGCGGGTGTTTTGTCTCGCTCTTCtgaaaggtttgtttttaatgctgtttaaaataaatttatgtCATGAATTTTAAATTCCCTATCTAAACATATATGTGTggtaagtatgcgtgtgaacaccatctgttttgtgtacatgtcgacatttttgcagctaacagatGTGTTGATAAaatttgagtgtgtggacaggccccgccctttttgtactacatttgaaccttaccgtaacgataaacaaccagtaaacttgttgctttatgctgcttcattgtattatcccccctcccctcctattatcaccctcctacccccctctctctctaacgtccctctctcttcttcccctctttccttttccgtccggtccaacacccaagattttcaaacagggttgaaattaataaagtttggcctcaattacaaaaggggtttattcagacatacctctggtttgtctgaagattaataacccctattgttaaagtaaaatatgtccaacacaagaggccctcagctctcatctgtctgcctagctgttggacaggacaagttaaaaaataaaaataaaaaaaaataaaataaacatatgtGTAGTAAAAGCTTAAGATGTATATATATGTGATCAGTTTGATTTCCACATCCACTTAGCAAGAGTTAAAGACATGACCAGACGAAGATGACATAATTCCAAATTTTATGATGATTCAACACTGTTAAGTGAATTGGAAACATTTTCGTAAAATGTATGTCTTTAAGATCTCATTCTTTAAATGCTTTGATATTAGAAAACTGATATGACAACATGATAAAGAACAAACttcaactaaaaaaatatttaaaaaaatatgcaagaTCAACTAAAAATTAAGGTTTTTCtatctttatcttattttaagcacaaagtaaaaataaaactgtacaaAAATGTTCCGTCGTCATCATTATCATCAGCCGTACTGAAGTCACTGCTGAAAGGAGGCAGCTGTGGAGACCTCGGACATCACTGTTTCTTCTCACTTTCTTTTAATGGCAGAGTAGGTCACCTCACCTTCTTCCTTTATctggaaacacacaaacaaaacagttttcatcCTCCACAGATGATTCATTTACTGCAAAGTACAGTGAAAGAATTCATGCTTTTTCAATGAgggtca is a window from the Oryzias latipes chromosome 24, ASM223467v1 genome containing:
- the LOC101155397 gene encoding cytochrome P450 2K1, translating into MGVWDTLLPSLSPSSLLGAGVLLLLVFLFCPHRTSSQKHRKEPPGPTPIPILGNLHQLDLKRPDQTFMKFAKKYGSVFTVYMGPKKTVVLTGYKTMKEALVNYAEEFGEREAPTVAKEAHLDCGVVWANGASWREMRRFALSTLRDFGMGKRACEDKIIPECHSLLKEIRKFQGEAFDPTLIINSAVCNVICSMVYGTRFEYDDPDFRTILSRTMKGIQLLGSPGVQLHNLFPRIGRLFLSASKQINQIFTANKNYHLKLLKETFTPHTCKSIADAFQLRQQEEDGFPNSHFHDANILVTIMNLFTAGTETTAATLRWALLFMAKYPKIQDQVQEELSRVMEGRQVTVEDRQRLPFTDAVIHETQRKANIIPLSLLHRTSQDVTFKGFFIEKGTTVIPVLTSVLYDENEWEKPNIFYPAHFLSKDGKFLKRDAFMPFSAGRRLCLGESLARMELFLFFSTLLQHFRIAPPLGVSEEELDLTPRPGGTLSPQPHKLCLVSLK